CCGGCCCTACTACCTGTTCCAGGCCGACTGCGTCAAAGGCATCGAGCATCTCAGGACGCGGGTGGAGACCGGGGTTGAGATCATGGCGCGTCTGACCCGCGAGCTGCCCGGGCTGGCCATTCCCCGTTATGTGGCGGACACGGCAAGCTGTCAGCGGCGGCGTCAAAATGTATGAAAAATAGCGGTTTGAAAATGCCATCATTTTTTTGTTCTCAAGGCACAACAGTATGGTTTTTTTGTGGATATACATCACCCATTAACAAATAGACGCTTTAAAATATTGAAACATAACGAAATGCACACTCAAAGAAAAATAGAGGGCCATTTTTTTCAATGATTTATGATAGATAGCAAAACTCACTTGTCTGGCATTTTCACATCGCCATATTCCATACATTTCTACACCGCCGCTGACAAGGAACAGCGGCGTGAAAATGCACTAAAAATAGCGGCCAAAAAATGCTTTGGGTTTGATTTTTTTATTTAAAAAAAACAGTATGTTACAGTTAAGAATATGAAATAAAATATATTTTAAAAATTTCTTTTACTTGCGTTTGAGGTTTGTAAGCCCAAAACGCCATAAAATTTGACCTTAAAAGAATCCGGGTTCAATAAAAACAGCAGGTTGCGCTCGGCAGACGCTCTCCAAATCTCAAATGTAGTAGGCACACGATATTCGTCTTTTCCCTTGACTATGCAAATATAAAATGCTATCAGGTAAAGCATGTATCTTCGATCCACAAAACGCGTCAACAAGGACGGCTCCGTCGTCGAATACTACCAGCTGGCGCATAACGAGCGACACCCCAAAACCCGCAAACCGGTGGCCAGGATCATCCACAACTTCGGCCGGGCCGACCGGCTGGACCGACAGGAACTCGTCCGGCTCTGCAAATCAATCGCGCGCGTGTGCGGACTGATTGTCACCGATCCTTATGAAGAACTCCCCACAGATTCAGCCCAGTCTTCGTCCAGCGCTTTCCCGGACGATCTCAAAATTGGGAAAACCCGCGAACTGGGCTGTCCCCTGGCCATTGAGGCGCTGTGGGAGCGCCTGGGGATTAAGAAAACCCTGAACGATATCTGCGAGGCAAAAGGCCTGCGTGTTCCCTATGAACGCGCTCTTCTGGCCATGACCGCCAATCGCCTTTGTGAGCCCGAGTCCAAGCTGGGCGTCTGGGACAGATGGCTGTCCAAAGTCCACATGCCCTCCTGTGACGGACTGAAGCTCAAAAATATGTATGACGCCATGGACATTTTGCATGAGAACGCGGCCGAAGTGGAGGAAACCGTCTTTTATGAGACGGCCAACCTGTTTAACCTCGATGTGGACCTGATTTTTTACGACACCACCACGGCTTCATTCCATATTGACCGTGAGGATGAACCCGATCACGAAGCAGGCTCCTCCCTTAGAAAATACGGCCACAGCAAAGAAGGATTCTGGGCGCCCCAGGTGGTGGTCGCTCTGGCCGTGACCCGGGAGGGTATTCCGGTTCGCAGCTGGGTGTTTCCAGGCAATACCTCCGATGTTTCCACTGTGGAGAAAGTCCGCGCGGATCTCAGGGGCTGGAAGCTCGGCCGCGCTTTATTTGTGGCGGACTCGGGCATGAACTCGGCCGATAACCGCGCCGAGCTGTCCAGAGCCTGCGGCAAATACCTCCTGGCATGCCGCATGGCCGGCGTAAGCGAAATCAAACGCGAGGTTCTCACCAAACGGGGCCGCTTCACTTCTTTCACCGACAACCTGCGGGCAAAAGAAGTCATTGTGGGCGACGGCGAACGGCGTAAACGCTATATCCTGTGCCACAACCCCAAAGAAGCCGAGCGTCAGCGAAAGCGCCGGAACTTGATCGTGGCCATGCTGGAAGCCGAACTCGGGTCCCATAAAGACACATCCGCCACCGCGCAATGGGCCATTAACCTTTTGGCTTCACGTCGTTTCAAGCGGTATCTGCGCGTCACAAAGGGCGGCAAGGTCCGCCTGGACCGGTCAGCGATACGGGAAGCCGGAAAATACGACGGCAAATGGGTTTTGGAAACCAATGACGACTCCATCAGTCTTGAA
The DNA window shown above is from Candidatus Desulfarcum epimagneticum and carries:
- a CDS encoding transposase, whose translation is MYLRSTKRVNKDGSVVEYYQLAHNERHPKTRKPVARIIHNFGRADRLDRQELVRLCKSIARVCGLIVTDPYEELPTDSAQSSSSAFPDDLKIGKTRELGCPLAIEALWERLGIKKTLNDICEAKGLRVPYERALLAMTANRLCEPESKLGVWDRWLSKVHMPSCDGLKLKNMYDAMDILHENAAEVEETVFYETANLFNLDVDLIFYDTTTASFHIDREDEPDHEAGSSLRKYGHSKEGFWAPQVVVALAVTREGIPVRSWVFPGNTSDVSTVEKVRADLRGWKLGRALFVADSGMNSADNRAELSRACGKYLLACRMAGVSEIKREVLTKRGRFTSFTDNLRAKEVIVGDGERRKRYILCHNPKEAERQRKRRNLIVAMLEAELGSHKDTSATAQWAINLLASRRFKRYLRVTKGGKVRLDRSAIREAGKYDGKWVLETNDDSISLEDAARGYKGLMVIERCFRSLKRTQIKMTPMYHWASRRIEAHVKICVFALMIERIAERACGRPWHEIRRALGELQVTEFFNLKNRVLMRNELPQKTRNILKLLKIKTPKQVLEMEKIPKNGPKP